A genomic segment from Desulfobulbaceae bacterium encodes:
- a CDS encoding YheU family protein, whose protein sequence is MVGSHEEGVEVPYEQLEPETLQNLVEEFVTRDGNDWGDVDGALESSVAQVMQQLRDRKAKVVFDLKSETANIVICR, encoded by the coding sequence TTGGTCGGTTCGCACGAAGAAGGAGTCGAAGTCCCCTACGAGCAGCTCGAACCGGAGACCTTGCAGAATTTGGTCGAGGAGTTTGTCACAAGAGACGGAAACGATTGGGGCGATGTCGACGGTGCGCTGGAGAGTAGTGTTGCTCAGGTCATGCAGCAACTGCGAGACCGGAAGGCAAAGGTCGTGTTTGACCTGAAGTCGGAAACGGCGAATATTGTTATCTGCCGCTGA